One part of the Musa acuminata AAA Group cultivar baxijiao chromosome BXJ1-5, Cavendish_Baxijiao_AAA, whole genome shotgun sequence genome encodes these proteins:
- the LOC135674177 gene encoding membrane-anchored ubiquitin-fold protein 3-like — translation MAKEDLIELKFRLSDGTDIGPNKYDPSTTVASLKEFILDRWPQDKEIAPKTINDVKLINAGKILENNRTIAESRVPVGELPGGVITMHVVVRPPVLDKNNEKQPSKAPKHNRCGCTIL, via the exons ATGGCAAAAGAAGACTTGATTGAGCTCAAATTTAGGCTCTCTGATGGCACAGACATCGGGCCGAACAAGTATGATCCTTCCACCACCGTGGCATCTCTCAAAGAATTCATACTCGATCGGTGGCCTCAAG acaaAGAAATTGCTCCTAAAACAATCAATGACGTGAAGCTCATAAATGCGGGTAAAATATTGGAGAACAACCGAACCATTGCTGAGTCTAGGGTACCAGTTGGTGAGCTTCCTGGTGGTGTAATTACCATGCATGTTGTAGTTCGACCTCCTGTACTTGACAAGAACAATG AGAAGCAACCATCGAAAGCCCCAAAGCATAACAGATGTGGTTGCACAATCCTCTGA
- the LOC103985174 gene encoding pentatricopeptide repeat-containing protein At2g22070 translates to MSLTRLRSIHSRPSPPADFYAFLLQTCLRTENVAAGRSIHAHVVKAGLHLGVYLVNNIINLYAKFGYFTDAHNVFDGMHLKNAFSWNTLLAMYAKGGMIGRANKVFVEMPQRDSVSWTTMIVGLNLMGEFERAVVVFLEMVRSGVPPSQFTFTNVLSSCAALEALDVGRKVHSFVAKLGLSGVVVVANSLINMYGKSGDVETAKAVFDMMRLRSVSSWNSMISMYSQSGRMDLAQDQFDEMTDRNIVTWNAIIAGYNQNNLNQEALEFFSRVLKEQSVVPDNFTLTSALSACAFLGLLRVGKQVHSRIVRTEMPCHGQVGNALISMYSKSGGVAIARRVLEQTMASDLSVVSFTALLEGYVKLGDLQPAREIFDLMNYRDVVAWTAMIVGYVQNGFNSEAMDLFRLMVDNGPKPNHYTLAAILSVCSSLASLDHGKQIHCRAIRSTGLSVSVSNALITMYARSGSIAGAKTVFEQICQSKETVSWTSMIIALAQHGLGEEAIVLFENMISTGVRPDHITYVGVISACTHAGLVEKGRHYFQQMQTKYMIQPAQSHYSCMIDLFARAGLTQDAQEFIKTMPVEPDAIAWGSLLAACKVQKDADLAKVAAERLLAIDPVNSGAYSALANVYSACGRWDDAAKIWKLMKDKRVKKEQGFSWTHIKNKVHVFGVDDGLHPQRDAIYQMAAKLWKEIKKAGFVPDTQSVLHDIDEELKEQLLSHHSEKLAIAFGLISTPENTTLRIMKNLRVCKDCHSAIKFISKIVGREIIVRDATRFHHFRYGFCSCKDFW, encoded by the coding sequence atgtCTCTCACTCGGCTTCGGTCGATCCATTCCCGGCCATCTCCTCCTGCAGACTTTTATGCTTTTCTCCTTCAGACGTGCCTGCGGACCGAGAACGTCGCCGCCGGCCGATCCATCCACGCACATGTCGTCAAGGCCGGCCTCCACCTCGGCGTCTACCTCGTCAACAATATCATCAATCTCTACGCTAAGTTTGGATATTTTACCGATGCCCACAATGTTTTCGACGGGATGCATCTCAAGAATGCGTTCTCGTGGAATACCTTGCTGGCCATGTATGCAAAAGGTGGTATGATTGGAAGGGCGAATAAGGTGTTTGTTGAAATGCCCCAGAGGGACTCTGTTTCTTGGACCACGATGATTGTGGGATTGAATCTGATGGGAGAATTTGAACGGGCGGTTGTTGTGTTCTTGGAGATGGTTCGGTCTGGAGTGCCACCGTCACAGTTCACATTTACTAATGTGCTCTCATCCTGTGCAGCCCTCGAGGCGTTGGACGTGGGTAGAAAGGTGCATTCTTTTGTGGCTAAGCTTGGGCTGAGTGGTGTTGTTGTCGTAGCTAATTCCCTGATCAACATGTATGGAAAGTCGGGGGACGTAGAGACTGCAAaggctgtttttgatatgatgaGATTGAGGAGTGTATCGAGTTGGAATTCTATGATTTCGATGTATTCTCAGTCTGGAAGAATGGATCTTGCTCAGGACCAATTCGACGAGATGACTGATCGTAACATTGTCACTTGGAATGCGATCATTGCAGGATACAATCAGAATAACCTGAATCAGGAGGCATTGGAGTTCTTCTCGCGTGTGCTGAAAGAACAGTCTGTGGTCCCTGATAATTTCACGTTAACCAGTGCTCTTTCTGCTTGTGCTTTCCTAGGACTGTTGAGAGTGGGAAAGCAGGTCCATTCCCGTATAGTCAGAACTGAAATGCCATGTCATGGGCAGGTTGGGAATGCTTTGATCTCAATGTACTCCAAGTCTGGTGGGGTAGCAATTGCTCGAAGGGTTCTTGAACAAACAATGGCTTCTGATCTTAGTGTCGTATCCTTTACTGCACTCCTCGAGGGTTATGTTAAGCTCGGAGACTTACAACCAGCTAGAGAAATCTTTGACTTGATGAATTATCGGGATGTTGTTGCTTGGACAGCTATGATTGTTGGGTATGTTCAAAATGGTTTCAATAGTGAAGCCATGGATCTCTTTAGGTTGATGGTTGACAATGGTCCTAAGCCAAACCATTACACGCTGGCTGCAATACTGAGTGTTTGTTCGAGCTTGGCATCCTTGGATCATGGCAAGCAGATTCACTGCAGAGCTATCAGATCAACAGGACTGTCAGTTTCTGTGAGCAATGCCCTTATTACCATGTATGCTAGATCTGGAAGCATTGCAGGAGCAAAGACAGTGTTCGAACAGATATGTCAGAGTAAAGAAACTGTCTCATGGACCTCAATGATCATAGCTTTGGCTCAACATGGCCTAGGAGAAGAAGCTATAGTCTTGTTTGAAAATATGATTAGCACAGGCGTGAGGCCCGACCATATAACATATGTTGGTGTGATTTCAGCGTGTACACATGCAGGACTAGTTGAGAAAGGGAGGCATTATTTTCAACAGATGCAGACTAAGTATATGATCCAACCCGCACAAAGCCATTATTCATGCATGATTGATCTGTTTGCGCGTGCTGGTTTAACTCAGGATGCCCAAGAGTTCATAAAAACGATGCCAGTAGAACCAGATGCCATAGCATGGGGGTCCCTTCTGGCTGCTTGCAAAGTTCAGAAAGATGCTGACTTGGCAAAGGTTGCGGCAGAAAGATTGCTGGCTATCGATCCTGTTAACAGTGGTGCTTATTCTGCACTTGCTAATGTATATTCTGCATGTGGGAGATGGGATGATGCTGCTAAGATTTGGAAGCTAATGAAGGATAAAAGAGTGAAGAAAGAGCAAGGGTTTAGCTGGACACACATAAAGAACAAGGTTCATGTCTTCGGAGTTGATGATGGATTGCACCCACAGAGGGATGCAATATATCAGATGGCTGCAAAGCTCTGGAAGGAGATTAAGAAAGCAGGTTTTGTTCCTGATACCCAATCTGTCTTGCACGACATTGATGAGGAGTTGAAGGAGCAATTACTTAGTCATCACAGCGAAAAGCTTGCTATTGCTTTTGGGTTGATCAGTActcctgagaacacaactttgagGATTATGAAGAACCTAAGAGTCTGCAAGGACTGTCACTCTGCAATAAAGTTTATATCCAAAATCGTAGGACGGGAAATCATCGTGCGAGATGCTACTCGCTTTCATCACTTCAGATATGGCTTCTGCTCATGCAAAGATTTTTGGTAG